The following are from one region of the Zonotrichia leucophrys gambelii isolate GWCS_2022_RI chromosome 1A, RI_Zleu_2.0, whole genome shotgun sequence genome:
- the EPYC gene encoding epiphycan has product MQTFVNVFLGFFIFESAVAAPISDTLIYDSEFYDIPLGELPHPFAYDENKQSDQVETDIGTKLLSAIQESYSSAPLTEETEDEASTPKLIDGSSAQGSGVLGPQTQDGLPTCLLCTCLGTTVYCDDRELHAVPPLPKKTTYFYSRYNRIKKISRNDFANLNHLKRIDLTANFISDIHKDAFRRLPQLQELVLRDNRIRQLPELPSTLTFIDVSKNRLGRRGIPNEAFKNLDELQHLYITDNNLDHIPLPLPESLQALHLQNNNIQEMHEDTFCKRRDFTYVRRALEDIRLDGNPINLSKTPYAYMCLPRLPVGNLI; this is encoded by the exons atgcagacctttgtaaatgtttttctgggattttttatCTTTGAGTCTGCTGTAGCTGCCCCTATCAGTGATACCCTAATTTATGATTCTGAGTTCTATGACATACCACTTGGAGAGCTGCCTCACCCATTTGCCTATGATGAAAACAAGCAGTCTGACCAAGTAGAG aCAGATATTGGGACAAAACTACTGTCTGCAATTCAAGAGAGTTATTCTTCTGCACCATTGACAGAAGAAACTGAGGATGAAGCATCTACGCCAAAATTAATTGATGGGTCTTCAGCACAGGGGTCAGGGGTTCTTGGACCCCAGACTCAAGATG GTCTTCCCACTTGCCTTTTGTGTACATGCCTAGGGACCACAGTCTACTGTGATGATCGTGAACTTCATGCTGTTCCACCATTGCCTAAGAAAACCACCTATTTCTACTCACGCTATAACAGAATCAAGAAGATCAGCAGAAATGACTTTGCTAACTTAA ACCATTTGAAGAGGATTGATTTGACTGCAAACTTCATATCAGATATCCACAAAGATGCCTTCCGAAGATTGCCCCAACTTCAGGAGCTGGTGCTCCGTGACAATAGGATAAGGCAACTGCCTGAGTTACCATCTACCTTAACATTCATTGATGTTAGTAAGAACAGGCTTGGTCGCAGAGGGATACCAAATGAGGCATTTAAA AATCTGGATGAACTGCAGCATCTTTATATCACTGACAATAATTTGGATCACATTCCCTTGCCGCTCCCTGAAAGCCTCCAAGCTCTTCATCTTCAG aaCAACAACATTCAAGAGATGCATGAAGATACGTTCTGCAAAAGGAGAGATTTTACTTATGTGCGTAGGGCTCTTGAAGACATCAGGCTGGATGGCAATCCCATCAACCTGAGCAAAACACCTTATGCTTACATGTGTCTACCCCGCTTGCCAGTTGGTAACCTCATCTAA